AGAAGAAGTGAATTTTGGAAGAGGGTCAAAAGTGTTGAGTTCAAAAGCTAAAGGAGATGATTTGAAAATCACTTTTGAAGGTGACGGGAATGGTTTTAAGAAAGATAATTTTGCGGGAAAAATGCTTGGAAAAGACCGCAATGGAGGAATGATTTATGGTTATTCCAGACTTCCATGGGTGGATTATAATGAGGTGACTCTTTCTGCTAGAAAGCCAGAGATTTTAAAAGAGAAAGGTGTTGTCAGAGTCAACGTTGAGAACTTTGGTCAGGTAAATTCAAAAAAAGCAATAGTGTCGGTGGAGATTTTTGAAGATGGGGCCACTGCTTTTGTTTCCAATAAAAAAATTAAGGGAATCAAGCCTTTCGAAGGAGTGACAGTAGATTTTCCTTTTGACAAGTCTTTTCCAATAGGCACCAAACTTTCCTTCAAAGTTTCAATCCAATCTTCAAAGAATATATCTGAAATTTTTGATGGAAGTTTTTCAGAATCAAATCTTTAAATTAAAGTATTCAACTAATTTATTGTCAGTATTTTAACATTTAACAAACGTGTCTCTATTCGCCTTTACAGGAAAAGTGAGATGTTTACTGACCCAAAATATTATCCTATGAGAAATGTGATTTGTTATTTTTTAGTTCTTCTGTCTTTACAAAGTTATGCTCAAGAAAGGTCTCCTTTGACCCTTTGGTACGAGCAACCAGCTGGTGAAGTATGGACCAATGCACTACCTATCGGGAATGGAAAATTAGGAGCAATGGTCTATGGTAATGTGGAAAATGAGCTAATCCAGCTCAACGAGCATACCGTTTGGTCTGGAGGACCTAATAGAAATGATAATCCTGATGCCCTAGCTGCTTTGCCTGAAATCCGAAGATTAATTTTCGAAGGTAAGCAAAAGGAAGCTGAGGAATTGGCTTCTAAAACCATTCAAACCAAGAAGTCAAATGGTCAGAAATTCCAGCCTGTTGGGGATCTAAATATTGCATTTGAGGGGCATACTACATTTACAAACTATCGAAGAGAATTGGATATTGAGCGGGCGGTTTCAAAAGTTACCTATGAGGTTGATGGAGTAGTCTATACACGAGAAGCTATAGCCTCATTTGCAGAAAATGTAATCGCAGTTCACCTAACTGCCAGTAAGCCAGGCATGATTTCATTCATAGCATCCATGACTACGCCTCAGCCAAATGCTTCTATTGCTCTTAATTCTGATAATGAATTGGCAATTTCTGGGACCACAACAGATCATGAAGGAGTAAAAGGAAAAATTAAATTCAAAAGTCTTACTAAAATCAAAAATATAGGAGGGAAACTTACATCAACAGGTACCTCTATCGCGGTAAAAAATGCTGATGAAGCCACGATTTATATTGCCATAGCTACCAATTTCAATAATTATTTGGATTTGGAAGGGGATGAAAACTCAAGAGCAAAAGGTTTTCTAGTAAATGCTACTACCCAATCTTTTAATGATTTGCTAAAGACCAATTTGGTTGATTACCAAAACTATTTTAATCGTGTGAGTTTAAGTTTGGGAGAAACAGATGCTTCTAAACTTCCGACAGACGAGCGTTTACGAAACTTTAGGACAGGCAATGATCCTTCTTTAGTATCGCTTTATTATCAGTACGGAAGGTATCTGTTGATTTCCTCCTCTCAACCTGGTGGCCAGCCTGCAAATTTGCAGGGTATATGGAACAAAGAGATGTCACCCCCTTGGGACAGCAAATACACGATCAATATTAATGCGCAGATGAACTACTGGCCTGCAGAGAAAACCAATCTGGCTGAGCTTCATGAGCCTTTCCTGAAGATGGTTTCTGAGATGGCTGAAGCAGGAGAGGAAACAGCTAGGGTGATGTATGGAGCCAGAGGGTGGATGGCGCATCATAATACGGATATTTGGAGAATCACAGGTCCGGTAGATGCGATATTCTGGGGGATCTGGAGTGGAGGTGGAGCTTGGACCAGTCAGCATCTTTGGGATCATTTCCAGTATAGTGGTGATATGGAATACTTGAAGTCCATCTATCCAATCCTTAAAGGTGCGGCGATGTTTTATGTGGACTTTTTAGTAGAACATCCAGACAAGCCTTGGTTGGTAGTCAATCCAGGTACTTCTCCTGAAAATGCTCCAGCTGCTCATGATGGTTCTTCTTTGGATGCTGGAACCACGATGGATAATCAGTTGGTTTTTGATGCCTTTAGCACTGTGATCCAAGCTTCGGAATTACTTAAAATAGATCAAGCTTTTGCCGATACCCTTCAATTAATGAGAGACCAATTGCCTCCTATGCAGATAGGAAAACATGGGCAACTTCAGGAATGGTTAGATGATATTGACGACCCAAATGACCATCACCGTCATATATCTCATTTATATGGTTTATATCCTTCAAATCAAATTTCTCCACTGCGCACTCCAGAATTGTATTCAGCTTCCAAAAATACCTTGATCCAACGAGGAGATGTATCTACTGGTTGGAGCATGGGCTGGAAAGTCAATTGGTGGGCTAGAATGCTTGATGGAAATCATGCCTACAAACTAATACAAAATCAGCTTTCTCCTGTTGGTAGCAACCAAGGGGGTGGAGGTTCTTATAATAACCTTTTTGATGCGCATCCTCCTTTCCAGATAGATGGCAACTTCGGTTGTACTTCTGGAATTACTGAAATGTTGGTTCAAAGTGCCAATGGAGAAATTCATTTGCTTCCAGCATTGCCTGATGTTTGGCAAGATGGAAGTATTACAGGAATTAGAGCTAAAGGAGGTTTTGAAGTAGTGGAACTGGATTGGGAAGACGGGCAAATCGAAAAATTAGTAATAAAATCTAACATCGGAGGAAACTTAAGATTGAGAGTGCCAAATTCCTTGCTACTTGAAAATGGATTAAAAGAAGCCAGTGGTTCCAATCCTAACCCTTTCTATCAGGTGCCAGTTACAGCCGATCCAATAGTATCTCCACAAGCTAAAATTATTCCGCCCAATCTTGGTGAAACTTCTGTTTACGACCTAAATACAAATGCCGGAGAGATTTATGAGATTGTCTCCAAATAATCTGATTTTCTATGTAACTTTTAAATCCCCAAAAAACCTAATATGAAAAAGTGGTCTGCCTTTTTTATTATCCCATTGCTGCTATTTCTCACTGTATTTGAGAGTTTTGCTCAAGATCCTAATTTTTACGTTTTCCTTAGCTTCGGTCAGTCTAATATGGAAGGCCACTCAAAATATGAGCCTCAGGATACAGTGGCAAATGAGCGGTTTCAGGTACTTCAAGCAGTAGATTGTCCAGATTTAAACCGAGAGATGGGGAATTGGTATCCAGCTGTTCCCCCTCTAACTCGATGCAATACAGGTATTACTCCAGGTGATTATTTTGGGAAAACATTGGCCGCTAGCCTCCCTGACAGCATAAAAATTGGAATTATCAATGTGTCTGTAGGTGGCTGTAAAATCGAACTTTTCGAGAAAGATAATTACGAATCTTATGTTGAAACTGCTCCCGGATGGATGAAAGGCATGATCGCTCAATACGATGGGAATCCTTATGGCAGATTACTTGAATTGGCTAAAATTGCTCAAAAAGATGGGGTAATCAAGGGGATTTTACTTCATCAGGGAGAATCAAATACAGGGGATCAATCTTGGCCTAAGAAAGTGAAAGGTGTATATGATAATCTTTTATTTGACCTTGGCTTGGATCCGGATTCTGTACCGCTTTTGGCGGGCGAGCTGGTGAGTGCTGAACAAGGTGGCAAATGTGCCAGCATGAACCCAATCATCGCTACACTTCCTGAGGTGATTTCAAATTCCTACGTGATTTCATCAGCGGATTGCGAGGCGATAGCGGATGGATTACATTTTTCCGCTTCAGGTTATCGCTTATTAGGGTCACGCTACGGCGAACAAATGGCCCAGCTACTAATGAAATGACAAATTTATATCTTGTAGCCAATCACTATAATTAAACTCAATAAAAAACCTATAAACCTATGACTCGCTCATTTAACCTATTTCTATTTTTGTTCCTTTTTGTTGGATTGCTCCAAGCTCAGCAATTAGAAAAGGAGGCCCCAACTGGTTTTGATCAAGCTAGAGAGGGAATTTCTCATGGTAAAATTGAGACCATTACTTATAACTCTAAAACGGTGGGGAATGACAGAAAAGCCACAGTTTACACTCCTCCGGGCTTTTCTAAAAATGAAAAATACCCAGTGCTTTACCTGCTTCATGGCATAGGAGGAGATGAGAAAGAATGGCTGGAGGGAGGACATCCAGAGATCATTCTTGACAACCTTTATGCAGACGGAAAGCTGGAACCCATGATCGTGGTAATGCCGAATGGAAGAGCAATGAAAGATGATAGTAAAGGAGGAAATATTATGGCACCGGAGAAGGTTCAGGCCTTTGCGACATTTGAAAAGGATTTGCTAGATGACCTGATTCCTTATGTGGAAGAAAACTTCCCTGTGCTTACCGATCGAGAGAACCGTGCAATTGCCGGACTTTCCATGGGAGGAGGGCAGTCTCTTAATTTTGGCCTAGGCAATTTGGACAAGTTTGCTTGGGTAGGTGGATTTTCCTCTGCTCCCAATACCAAGGAACCACAAGTCTTGGTGCCAGATCCTGAGAAGGCGAAGGAAATGTTGAAAGTACTTTGGATCTCTTGTGGAGATGCCGATGGATTGCTCAGATTCTCTTCCCGTACCCATGAATATCTAGCAGAAAATAATGTGCCGCATATCTATTACCTAGAGACTGGTGGGCATGATTTCAAGGTTTGGAAAAATGGACTTTATATGTTTTCTCAGCTACTTTTCAAGCCAGTCGATGAATCTAAGTTTGATCAATATAGTCCGCTTGACATTTCTTAATCAATGTACTTGTAAGATTAATGAGGGATAAATTATTGCCCTTTTAATAAAAGATCATTTCCGGGTGAATTTTATTATACTTGATAATAAATCTCAAATTTCCATGAAAAAATTACTTCTGATTTTCATTTTCATCTGTGGGTTTTCGGCCCTTAGTTTTTCGCAAACAACAGGTGAAATCAAGGTAGATTCTGTTTATAGTTCCTATTTGGAAAACGATTTTGGTGAAGCTACCACTAGAAAAATCAGTGTTTATCTCCCTCCAGGTTACCATGAAAGTGACGCTAGGTATCCGGTGATTTATTTCTTGCATGGATTTACCGGTACGCACGAAATGCGTGGGATGAAGGAAATTTTGGATTATGCAATTGAAACGAAAAGAATTCGGCCATTTATTTTAGTTATTCCTAATCAGTTGACTTCTTATGGTGGAAGCTTTTACAGCAATTCGGAATATTTTGGAGGCTGGGAAGATTTTACTGCATTTGATCTAGTGTCCCATTTGGACAAAAATTATAAGACTATTGCTACCAAAGAAAGCAGGGGGATTACCGGGCACAGTATGGGAGGATACGGTGCTATAAAGTTGGCGATGCATCATCCGGATATATTTAATACAGTGTATGCAATTAGTCCAGGGGCATTGACAATTGTAAGAGAGTACGGTCCCAATAGCAATACATTCAAAGAGCTTTCTACCATCACTACGCTAGAGGAACTTGGTAAAACTTATTTTGGAAGTGTGATGATGGCGTTTGGGCGATCATGGTCTCCAAATCCTAATAACCCTCCATTTTATTGTGATTTCCCATTTGAATACCAAGGTGAAAAGCTGATCGTACATGAAGATGTTTTGCAAAAATGGTATGCAAATATGCCGGTACATATGATAGATGATAATTTAGAAAACCTTCAAAAACTAAAAGCGATCAAAATGGATTGGGGTAGAAATGCCGGAGACAGATTTACGATACAATGTAAAATGTTTAGTCAGCGGCTGGAGAATGTAGGAATCACCCATTTTGCCGAAGAATACATAGGCACGCATACTAGCGGGATTTACACTAAGGATGGACGCATACCTCAACAGGTATTGCCGTTCTTTGATGAATATTTAGAATTTTAATCCCTGAATTTTTCCAATTCCTCAGCCTATGTTGTCACTTTTAGGTTTCCTAACCATAGTCATTTTGCTTGTATTGGTGATGTCAAAAAAAGCATCTCCTGTAGTGGCTTTGATTATGGTGCCGATAGTGATGGGGTTGATCGGTGGTTTTGGTTTTGAATTGGTGGACTTCATGACTGATGGAATTAAAACCATTGCTCCAACTGGGGTTATGTTTATTTTCGCCATTTTGTTTTTTGGGGTTCTCACGGATGCAGGAACCTTCAAACCAATAATTGACAAGTTGTTGGGGTTTGCGGGGAACGATCCTGCAAGAATCTCAGTGGCAGCGGCTGTTTTGGCAATGGTTGTCCACTTGGACGGCTCAGGGGCGGTAACTTTTTTAGTGACTATTCCGGCTTTCCTTCCATTATATGATGCCCTGAATATGAAGCGGGCTAATCTCGCCTGTATTGTTGCTCTTTCAGCAGGAACCATGAATATTCTTCCTTGGGGAGGGCCAACCATTAGAGCCGCATCGGCTTTGGAAGTTGAGGTTACCGAATTATTTAATCCGTTGTTAATTCCTGTTTTAGTAGGTTTGATTGTGGTTCTTTTAATCGCTTTTTACTTGGGTAAAAGTGAAAGAAAAAGTGATATGGCTGAGGTTGAAATTGATAAAGAGAATACTTTCAGCGAACTGGAAAGACCTAAGCTTTTTTGGTTCAATATTATACTGATTTTACTGGCTGTTGGAGTTCTTGTCTCGGGGTTAGCTCCACCACACGTGATTTTTATGGTGGCTTTTTGCATTGCTATTTCAGTGAATTACCCGAAAGTGAAGGAGCAAAGCAAACGAATCGACGCACATGCCAAAGCAGCTATTTTGATGGCAAGTATTCTATTTGCCGCAGGGTGTTTTACTGGTATTTTGAAAGGTTCGGGAATGATATCCGCTATGGCAGATTCTGCCGTAGCCTATACGCCAAATTGGATAGGTAATCATTTGGCGGTGATCACTGGGGTATTAGCTATGCCTGCGAGTCTTCTTTTCGATCCTGATTCATTCTACTTTGGGATTTTACCCTTATTGTCCTCGACAGCCGTGGAGTTTGGAGGTTCTGGGATAGAAGTAGGAAGGGCGGCAATAATGGGACAGATGACTACTGGTTTTCCTGTAAGCCCATTAACTGGTGCAACTTTTTTGTTAATTGGATTGACAGGAGTTGACTTGGCAGATCATCAGCGTAAAACGATACCTTATGCTTTTCTGGTAAGTATGATAATATTGATTGTGGCTCTTTTAGTTGGAGCTATTTCCTTTTAAGAATATGAAGAAGATAAGAATTGGAAGCGGAGCAGGATACGGAGGGGATAGGTTGGAACCTGCCCTCGAATTGATGGAGAAAGGGAAACTGGATTACATTGGGTTTGAATGCTTGGCCGAACGAACAATTGCCATCGCACAAGAGCAAAAAAGAATAGACCCTGACAAAGGATACAATCATTTGCTTAACTATAGGATGGAAAAAGTCATTCCATTGGCCTATAAAAACAAGATCAAAGTCATCACCAATATGGGAGCAGCCAACCCCGAAAAAGCAGCGAAAATAATAGCTGAATTGGCTAAGCAAGCCGGTGCGAAAGGGATGAAAATTGCAGCAGTATTTGGGGATGATGTGTTGGAGCAAATAAAAGGTCAGGATGATTTATTAATTCTAGAAACTGGTCAACCTTTATCTTCAATTAAAGAAAATATTGTTTCTGCCAATGCATATTTGGGAGCATTGCCAATTGTAGAAGCTTTGCAAAACGGTGCAGATATTATAGTCACTGGACGAGTTGCTGACCCTTCCTTATTTTTGGCGCCATTGATTTACGAATTTGATTGGAGTTTGGAAGATTATGTCAAATTGGGAAAAGGGACATTGATAGGTCATTTATTGGAATGTGCAGCTCAGGTTTGTGGCGGATATTTCGCTGACCCTGGCGTAAAGGATGTTCCAGAGCTATGGAATGTTGGCTTTCCCTTCGTCGAGGTGAATGAATCTGGAGATGGTTTTGTGTCCAAAATACCAGGATCTGGAGGTGTGGTGAATACTGCTACATGTACAGAACAAATGCTTTATGAGATCCATGATCCAAAGAAATATTTTACCCCAGACTGTACCGCAGATTTTTCGAAAGTAGAATTTCAGGAGTTGGGAAAAGATAAAGTTGCTTTCATAGGAGGCACTGGAAATCAGGCCACAGAAACTTATAAAGTAAGTGTGGGTTACAGAAATGGTTTTTTGGGAGAAGGTGAAATTAGTTATGGAGGCGTAAACTGTTTGAAGCGTGCTGAGCTGGCAATCGAAATTCTTCAAAAGAGGTTGGTGAGTAAAGAACTTTCTGACTTAAGATTTGAAATGATTGGAGTTAATTCACTCAATACTATAACTCAATCTAGTGTAATAGCAGAGCCTTCTGAAATAAGGATACGTGTGGCAGGAAAGTCTATCAATGCTTCAGAAGCCAGAAAAATAGGATTAGAAGTGGAAGCGCTTTATACCAACGGACCTGCTGGCGGCGGTGGAGCAACTCAGAAATTGAGTGAGTTGATTTCTATTGCCTCCGTCCTTATGCCCAAAAAAGAAGTAAAAACCAAGATCATTTACCAAACCATTGATTGATATGAAACTTTGGGAAATAGCGCATTCCAGAACTGGAGATAAAGGAAACATCAGCAATATTTCATTGATTGTTTACGATAAATCCAATTTTGATTTGGTCCTCCAAAAGGTGACAGCAGATAAAGTAAAAGACTGGTTTGGTGAACGGGTAAAAGGGGATGTGATCCGATATGAATTACCTCAATTAGGCGCCTTGAACTTTGTTCTTTACGATGCTTTAGAAGGAGGCGTTACCAGTGCATCAACTTTGGATAAACATGGAAAATCTATGAGTTCTTATTTGCTGATGATGGAGCTATGATTTTTGAAGTAAGCTGAAAAAAAATATCATTTTGGGAAAATTATTAACGTTTTTAGAGAATAATATATTAAAGGGAAAAGGGATATGGATTAAAATAACAATTTTTCGACTTTATAATTAGATGCAATATTTTCACGATTCTTATAATATCGTTTTATTTTCCTCATGTTTAATTGGGGTTGGATATTGCTTTTATTTCATTCAAGGGAAATTTTCTGAACGTATAGGTAAACAGCCATATAACCAACTTAGAGATGCCAATTATTTTCTTAAACAATTTCTATTGACTTTAGGAATTGGATTGATAGGCTACTACATCGGGGCATTTTTTTTATTTATGCCTTTTAGTTTTCTAGTTGCCTTTTGGCTTTTGAACTATCTAACTGAACTGAGAACTGGAAAACCAATAATTTTTGGGACTAGATGGAATGCTCCTAAGAAAAAGAGGTGGATTTCAGGTCTGAATACATTTTTAGTTTTAATGTTGACTTTCACTTTGACCTTTGCACTGGCTTTACTATTTGGACAAGCTTAAATTTCAAATGGTTCCATACTAATGGAATAAAAGCTAGATAAAAGTAATTTGAAATGGTAGTGATTTTGGGGTTATTTTTATTCCACTTTCATAGTTATAAAGTTTATCCAAGATCTCTCGGATCAATCTCTCCTTGTCCAATTCCTTTTTTCTTTTTGACCGCAAACTCAGGATGTAAATGATCCATATACCCAGGCTACAGCAAAAAGAGGAAAGGGATTTTCCGCTCCCAAGGCTCCCATCAAAGCAATATAGCTGATGAATACAGTTCCAAAAAAATTTTATTACTGACTACATAATCGGAAGTGTTTTTGAATTACTAATACATCAGTTTACGGATAGGGTTCATATCCGTTGAGTTTAAAAGTGTAAATGAGTAAAGAAGGTTTTATATAAATAAATATTTAATGGTTTACTTACCTTCAATTATTATTCTGCGATAACTAGTGAGTCTTGGAGATCCTGAATCTGTTACCTCACAGATGATATGTAAAGTCTTTCCCGCAAAATCTTCTGGAACGGTTAAACTTGCTTTTCTGGAATCATTTCCTTCTATGATGACGTCTTCTTTGTAAGTTCCGGCTTCAGGAATTGTCCACCAACTGAATGTTAAAGCATCTCCTTCTGGGTCAGAGGACTTCGATGCATCCCAAGAAACTTTCTTTCCTGGTTTAACTTTTTGTATGATGATTTCAATTCCTTCATTTTTATTGATCACCACATTTGGATTCCGATTTCCAGTACCATCTTTTGCCCAATCCATTCGAGCAGCGAAATTATTGAAAGTGGCTGGATAGAAATGCTCCAAATACTTATTTGATATATCATATTCAGGTGCTTTGAAGTTTGTATATGCCATGGTTTCCCCATCTTCACTGAGCTGGAAAGTAGAATATCCACCCCAACTCACCTGACTAGGTTGCATAGGGTTGCTCAAACCATTTGGCAGCAAATACAAAAATGCTGGTGTGTCTCCTTCCACGCCATATTTGTATTTGGGATAAACGGCTCCCAAAGCTCCATGGCTCTGAATATGCTCAGCATAGGCTTCCCAATTTTTCCTGCCTTTTCCATTTTGAAATCTCCAGTCAGATTCATCCCATATAAATAAAAGCGCATCAGAAAATTCCTTTCTCATCCAGAAATGAGAACTAATATCATATGGCGTTTTTTGATCCCGATCCTGATCGGTAATCGCATAGGTTGGGGTTTTGTGAAGAAAGGCCTTCAGTTCAGCTTCAGAGCGAGTTTGTTTCACATCCCAAATTGCTTGGGCAAGTGTGTTTCCACCACCCCAAACCGTAATCCAAAGTGGTCTATCATCATTTTCGTCTGCCAGATGGATAATAAAATCGCTTCCTGCAGATTCATTGCCTTCTCCTATAAATTTTAATCCACGGTTTTCACTTCCAAACATGGTGACACTTCTCAAATAGTCTGGACTTGGCCAATAGCCTATTTTTTGATGAGATTCATCGGATAAAAAGCCTTGCTGATTGGAGCGCTTCATCAAATTTGGCAAGTCCTTCTCATAAGCATCGATGGCAACATGGATCAAGTCCATAAAATCAGCCCGTGTTTTATCTAAACTCCAACCAGTCGTGAAAATCAAGGCTTCAATTTCAAAGAGATCTGCATGTGCCATCAATCGAACGAGAGATTCACTATCGTCTGTTTCCCAAGTGGAAACATCTGTAAGCACTACAATTCTCGGCTTTGGAGGAGTGTTCTTTATGCCTTGCTGTGCAAAAAGATTATTAGAGAGGAGTAATATTAGAAATATGGAAAAATTTACTTTTTTCATGATTTGAAGAGCCTCAGGGGAGTTGAAGAGTCACAGGTTTAATTTAAATTTATTTTGGGTTTGATCAGGTGTTTTAGCTTTCCTGATCAGTTACTATTTGATTGAATTCAAATACTTTTCCAGCATAGTATATCCTTCTTGAAGCAGATTTCGGTCCTCCGGATCCTGGGGATTTAGATTATTTGCTTTTTCCCATGCATCGGGCATTCCATCGTGGTCGGAGTCTTTTGGTGCTGGCAAACTCATCAGTTCAGGCCAAGCGCCAACATCGTTTTGAGTATCTATAATTCCTGACTTTTTAGAAGGGTCGGCTAAATTTTGTTTTTGCCTATAGGTAGCACCTTCGTAAGTAGCAAATCCGCCTTTCGTCTCATTGACTATCCGAGTATCCACTTCATCTCTTTTAGGTAATATTGCACCAGCATTCTCAAGAACTAGGTTAAAGGCTACTTCTGCGGTTTGTTGATGAATAGGCATAGCATCCCATGATTTTTCAAGCTTGACGAATTTCAGGTTTTCTTCCCCTCCTTGAGGCTGAACTCCACCGTCCCAATTATTGGAAGTGACATTTGCATTTCCTTCCATCACATTATCAGCTATATACCATTTGCCAAAGTCACTTGTTGAATCGCGCATATTTGGGTTGGCTAATCTATATTGAAGTTCACCAGGTTCTGTTGCAGGTCCTGGTTTGTAGTAATTAGCAACCATGTTAATAGTTGAAAATGCAAATTCTGGATTATTAACTTGCTGGTTTTCTCCTCCGTATGTACTATTAAATCCCCAGTTGTAGACTACATTATTTCGAAAGTCTGTATAACCAGAACCTGAAGCCATTCTTGGATTTCGGCTACTATGATGTGCAATCAGGTTATGATGATAGCTACTATAATTTGACCCCCAAATTCCTCCGAAACCATGAGATCCTTTTATGTGATTGGAATTGTACATGCTTTCGGAAATAATACTCCACTGGACTGTAATACTGTCATTATGATAGATTGACATGGTTTCATCGACACTCCAACTGGCGGAAATATGGTCTAAAATTAGATGCTTGTTATATCTACTGGAGATTGCATCGGTATCATCACCGGATTCATTTCCAAGCCTTACTCTCAAATATCGGATGACTACATGATCAGTACCGATCAATATGGGGTTCTTTTTAATGCAAATCCCATCTCCAGGTGCCGTTTGGCCGGCTATGGTAATATAGGGGTTTTTGATACGTAGAGGGCTTTCCAGGTCTATCGTTCCGGAAACTCTAAAGACTACAGTTCGTGGTTCTTTAGCGTCGACCGCAGCTCTCAAACTCCCTTCTCCACTATCATTCAGATTGGTAACTTCATACACTGCTCCTCCGCGGCCACCTTTCGAATATTTTC
Above is a window of Algoriphagus machipongonensis DNA encoding:
- a CDS encoding DUF1593 domain-containing protein, encoding MKKVNFSIFLILLLSNNLFAQQGIKNTPPKPRIVVLTDVSTWETDDSESLVRLMAHADLFEIEALIFTTGWSLDKTRADFMDLIHVAIDAYEKDLPNLMKRSNQQGFLSDESHQKIGYWPSPDYLRSVTMFGSENRGLKFIGEGNESAGSDFIIHLADENDDRPLWITVWGGGNTLAQAIWDVKQTRSEAELKAFLHKTPTYAITDQDRDQKTPYDISSHFWMRKEFSDALLFIWDESDWRFQNGKGRKNWEAYAEHIQSHGALGAVYPKYKYGVEGDTPAFLYLLPNGLSNPMQPSQVSWGGYSTFQLSEDGETMAYTNFKAPEYDISNKYLEHFYPATFNNFAARMDWAKDGTGNRNPNVVINKNEGIEIIIQKVKPGKKVSWDASKSSDPEGDALTFSWWTIPEAGTYKEDVIIEGNDSRKASLTVPEDFAGKTLHIICEVTDSGSPRLTSYRRIIIEGK
- a CDS encoding pectate lyase family protein → MKKIIIISILSMITFISAFSQQLAFPTAEGYGKYSKGGRGGAVYEVTNLNDSGEGSLRAAVDAKEPRTVVFRVSGTIDLESPLRIKNPYITIAGQTAPGDGICIKKNPILIGTDHVVIRYLRVRLGNESGDDTDAISSRYNKHLILDHISASWSVDETMSIYHNDSITVQWSIISESMYNSNHIKGSHGFGGIWGSNYSSYHHNLIAHHSSRNPRMASGSGYTDFRNNVVYNWGFNSTYGGENQQVNNPEFAFSTINMVANYYKPGPATEPGELQYRLANPNMRDSTSDFGKWYIADNVMEGNANVTSNNWDGGVQPQGGEENLKFVKLEKSWDAMPIHQQTAEVAFNLVLENAGAILPKRDEVDTRIVNETKGGFATYEGATYRQKQNLADPSKKSGIIDTQNDVGAWPELMSLPAPKDSDHDGMPDAWEKANNLNPQDPEDRNLLQEGYTMLEKYLNSIK